The region TCCATAATCTTCGCAGGCTCAATGGAAAGCTTTCCGGTTGCAATCCCGAGCCTGTCCATGAGTTCTTCATGCAACTTTAGATCTTCCGCTGAAAGCATTCCGGCCCTGCGACAGGCTCGCGCGACAATCCTCATTCCCCATGCCACACACTCACCGTGTGAAATCGTATAGCCGGCAAAGCTTTCAATGGCATGGCCCACAGTGTGACCGTAATTGAGAATACGGCGAACTCCGCCCTCTTTCTCATCACGGATAACAACAGCGGCCTTAATCTCGCAGCAGCGGGCGACGACCTTCGCCATGACTTCGCGGTCGAGTGAACGAACCTTATCCGCATTTACGCTCAGGTAATCCACCAGATCACGGTCAGCGATAAATGCCGTTTTGACCACCTCTCCCAGACCGCTTAAAATCTCCCGCTCAGGCAGGGATTCAAGGGCGGAGATATTGGTATAGACCCGCTTGGGCTGGTAGAACATGCCGCAATAATTTTTCCATCGCTTGATGTTGACCGCCACCTTGCCGCCCACAGAGGAATCCACCTGTGAAAGCAGAGTAGTGGGAATCTGCACAAAATTAATGCCACGCATGTAGCTTCCGGCGACATAACCGGAAAGATCACCGACGACCCCGCCGCCGAGAGCGACAACCACATCCTGCCGGGTTATCCCGGCTTCAAGCATTGCTTCCAGCAGGGAACCGAACACATCGAGTGATTTGCTGTTCTCCCCTGCGGGAACAGTAAGCAGCAGAGGATTGACATCCTCAACAGCGAGCTTTTCGACCAGATTATGGCCGAAAAGCTCACGGGTATTTTCATCACAGATAACTACCGGGGTATTTCCGTATTTCCTTGCCTTAAGGTCCGCGACAACTTCATCCATCACGGAGTAATCTACGGAAATAGCATAAGAATTATCAAACTCCCCGCGCAGTTCAACATTAACCTCAGGCATTAATCTTCTCCGGCCAGCACACATTCCTGCTGACGCAGAGATTCTTCATGGATGTACTGGAAAATTCTGAGCATGAAATGTTCATCCATTCCGCGCGCAACACCTTCACGGGTCCTTTTTTCAACTGTTTTCTTCCACTGTGCGGGCTGCAGGAGAGCAATGCCGCGTTCACATTTCATTGCGCCGATTTTGCGGCCAAGAGCCATACGTTCAGCCAGAAGCTCAA is a window of Maridesulfovibrio sp. DNA encoding:
- the aroB gene encoding 3-dehydroquinate synthase, with the translated sequence MPEVNVELRGEFDNSYAISVDYSVMDEVVADLKARKYGNTPVVICDENTRELFGHNLVEKLAVEDVNPLLLTVPAGENSKSLDVFGSLLEAMLEAGITRQDVVVALGGGVVGDLSGYVAGSYMRGINFVQIPTTLLSQVDSSVGGKVAVNIKRWKNYCGMFYQPKRVYTNISALESLPEREILSGLGEVVKTAFIADRDLVDYLSVNADKVRSLDREVMAKVVARCCEIKAAVVIRDEKEGGVRRILNYGHTVGHAIESFAGYTISHGECVAWGMRIVARACRRAGMLSAEDLKLHEELMDRLGIATGKLSIEPAKIMELMKKDKKVKQGAVVIVGLDRLGNAVVREDFPLELIEAELAKLA